In Kitasatospora viridis, a single window of DNA contains:
- a CDS encoding DUF4239 domain-containing protein has protein sequence MSLGIVLAVLLGAALAVGILAAFGRTARSREGNFSSGALGFLGSASLSSFTLVAAFLIAGSWSNLNTARGHTWDEARSLNAAYTDADPTTRPLLRSYVNDVIGPDFQSMAHGSASPAAWAGLDAVRSHVEALPDSAQRTTELSDLDDVYTKRQIRLADTALSLPSPLYPALIVTGLLVLLYAPIAGLTFRHREAIALGLVGAVVGFGIFLVTQMTHPYAGPMHVTPVAYQQSLERFTQLSQRS, from the coding sequence TTGAGTCTCGGAATCGTCCTCGCGGTGCTGCTCGGCGCCGCCCTGGCCGTGGGCATCCTGGCCGCCTTCGGCCGCACCGCCCGGTCCCGCGAGGGCAACTTCTCCTCGGGTGCGCTCGGCTTCCTCGGCTCGGCCTCGCTCTCCTCCTTCACCCTGGTCGCCGCCTTCCTGATCGCCGGCTCCTGGTCCAACCTCAACACCGCGCGCGGCCACACCTGGGACGAGGCCCGCTCGCTCAACGCCGCGTACACCGACGCCGACCCGACCACCCGGCCGCTGCTGCGCAGCTACGTGAACGACGTGATCGGCCCGGACTTCCAGTCGATGGCGCACGGCAGCGCCTCGCCCGCCGCCTGGGCGGGACTGGACGCGGTGCGCAGCCACGTCGAGGCGCTGCCGGACTCCGCGCAGCGCACCACCGAGCTGAGCGACCTGGACGACGTCTACACCAAGCGGCAGATCCGGCTCGCCGACACCGCGCTCTCGCTGCCCTCACCGCTCTACCCGGCGCTGATCGTCACCGGCCTGCTGGTGCTGCTGTACGCCCCGATCGCCGGGCTGACCTTCCGCCACCGGGAGGCGATCGCGCTCGGCCTGGTCGGCGCGGTGGTCGGCTTCGGGATCTTCCTGGTGACCCAGATGACGCACCCGTACGCCGGCCCGATGCACGTCACCCCGGTGGCGTACCAGCAGAGCCTGGAACGCTTCACACAACTGTCACAGCGGAGCTGA
- a CDS encoding TetR family transcriptional regulator has product MVERASGALTAQVMEPELRRRPVQQRSQLRLERILDACAELLDLGGAAGLTTKEVAARAGVPIGTLYQFFTGKPSLLAALARRNLVRYLDRLTRRLAAECPREVGGFVDLAIEEFVAMKRAVPGFGALDFGLTGPAPAASLGDVEHLLDRTVDNNGTVAEVLHGLITEHLGTAGTPSPLSLRVALESADAVLQLAFQQDRDGDPELIAECKLLLRRYLTP; this is encoded by the coding sequence GTGGTCGAGCGGGCGAGCGGAGCGCTGACGGCACAGGTGATGGAGCCGGAGCTGCGGCGCCGGCCGGTGCAGCAGCGCAGTCAGCTGCGACTGGAGCGAATCCTGGACGCCTGCGCCGAGTTGCTCGACCTGGGCGGCGCGGCGGGGCTGACCACCAAGGAGGTGGCCGCCCGGGCCGGGGTGCCGATCGGCACGCTCTACCAGTTCTTCACCGGCAAGCCGAGCCTGCTGGCCGCGCTCGCCCGGCGCAACCTGGTGCGCTACCTCGACCGGCTGACCCGGCGGTTGGCGGCCGAGTGCCCGCGGGAGGTCGGCGGGTTCGTCGACCTGGCGATCGAGGAGTTCGTCGCGATGAAGCGCGCGGTGCCCGGGTTCGGTGCGCTGGACTTCGGATTGACCGGACCGGCGCCGGCCGCCTCGCTCGGCGACGTCGAGCACCTGCTCGACCGAACGGTCGACAACAACGGCACGGTGGCCGAAGTCCTGCACGGGCTGATCACCGAGCACCTGGGCACGGCCGGCACGCCCTCGCCGCTCTCCCTGCGGGTGGCGCTGGAGTCGGCGGACGCGGTGCTCCAGCTGGCCTTCCAGCAGGACCGGGACGGGGATCCGGAGTTGATCGCCGAGTGCAAGCTGCTGCTGCGCCGTTACCTGACGCCGTGA
- a CDS encoding LuxR family transcriptional regulator: MLEATGLSDRSEQVYRAMLGHHDHGVADLAADTGLSALQVHDALNELACLALLRPATGAGPAVEPTAADQAALEAELAAVRTAITAITAAHAHAHGSGHGPSGAGEGAHRLPGLDAVRARLEELQQLTESECLSLNPGGSHLPNARDTAKPLNQLALERGVAIRAVCRDGFRHDPDTLAYARWLTDLGGQMRTVATVPIQLVVIDRTVAVLPLDPDDPGAGALEVRSPAALTAVCALFDRVWAAGVPLGGPERPDRDGCTPMESALLGIIAGGQPDDVAARRLGLPLRTVRRMMADLMTRLGAASRFQAGVNASRRGWL; this comes from the coding sequence ATGCTCGAAGCCACCGGCCTGTCGGACCGGTCCGAACAGGTCTACCGCGCGATGCTCGGCCACCACGACCACGGCGTGGCCGACTTGGCCGCCGACACCGGACTCAGCGCGCTCCAGGTGCACGACGCGCTGAACGAGCTGGCGTGCCTGGCCCTGCTGCGCCCCGCCACCGGGGCCGGCCCGGCGGTCGAGCCGACAGCAGCCGATCAGGCGGCGCTGGAAGCGGAGTTGGCGGCCGTCCGGACCGCGATCACGGCGATCACCGCCGCACACGCACACGCACACGGAAGCGGCCACGGCCCCAGCGGCGCGGGCGAAGGCGCGCACCGCCTGCCGGGGCTGGACGCGGTGCGCGCCCGGCTTGAGGAACTCCAGCAGCTCACCGAGTCGGAGTGCCTCTCGCTCAACCCGGGCGGCTCCCACCTGCCGAACGCCCGCGACACCGCCAAACCGCTCAACCAGCTCGCCCTGGAGCGCGGCGTGGCGATCCGGGCGGTCTGCCGGGACGGCTTCCGCCACGACCCCGACACCCTCGCCTACGCCCGCTGGCTGACCGACCTGGGCGGGCAGATGCGCACGGTGGCGACCGTGCCGATCCAACTGGTCGTCATCGACCGCACGGTGGCGGTGCTGCCGCTCGACCCGGACGACCCGGGGGCCGGGGCGCTGGAGGTGCGCAGCCCCGCCGCGCTGACGGCCGTCTGCGCGCTGTTCGACCGGGTCTGGGCGGCCGGTGTGCCGCTCGGCGGGCCCGAACGGCCCGACCGCGACGGCTGCACGCCGATGGAGAGCGCGCTGCTGGGGATCATCGCCGGCGGCCAGCCGGACGACGTGGCGGCCCGACGGCTCGGGCTCCCGCTGCGCACCGTGCGGCGGATGATGGCCGACCTGATGACCAGGCTGGGAGCCGCCAGCCGGTTCCAGGCCGGCGTGAACGCGAGCCGGCGCGGCTGGCTCTGA
- a CDS encoding response regulator yields MQPLDAELNNECRRLAQTLREQFDVLGISMRRYALRRFVNVGTLSRYLAGSRVPPWKFIEDLLTDVAAERGVAATPEAIDVVRRQHQDAQRTNASMTRALAQLQQQLADADREVRRTAAHKDVLDDALVERNQRIADLQVRLNIEAAATAAVTDLDVDTLLVERNRLAAEVARLRAQLCETRSRMAQAEARCELLERQLSLVEVQRGRDGEDAFPAVQSVRHLLPAEVRPKVLLVDDRPTNLLALKSVLDVPDQELVTASSGQDALKELLLHDDFAVIILDVQMPGMDGYETAAHIKRRAKTRNIPIIFLTAIGNDPEHSVRGYSVGAVDFIVKPFDPWALRAKVAVFVELYLERRLYQDPPLPPGVS; encoded by the coding sequence ATGCAGCCCCTCGACGCGGAGTTGAACAACGAGTGCCGGCGGCTGGCGCAGACCCTGCGCGAGCAGTTCGACGTGCTCGGGATATCGATGCGGCGCTACGCGCTGCGCCGCTTCGTGAACGTCGGCACGCTCTCGCGCTACCTGGCCGGCAGCCGGGTCCCGCCGTGGAAGTTCATCGAGGACCTGCTCACCGACGTGGCCGCGGAGCGCGGGGTCGCCGCGACCCCGGAGGCGATCGACGTCGTGCGGCGCCAGCACCAGGACGCGCAGCGCACCAACGCGTCGATGACCAGGGCGCTCGCCCAGCTCCAGCAGCAACTGGCCGACGCCGACCGGGAGGTGCGCCGCACCGCCGCGCACAAGGACGTGCTGGACGACGCGCTGGTCGAGCGCAACCAGCGGATCGCGGACCTCCAGGTGCGCCTCAACATCGAGGCCGCCGCGACCGCCGCCGTCACCGACCTCGACGTGGACACCCTGCTCGTGGAGCGCAACCGGCTGGCGGCCGAGGTCGCCCGGCTGCGGGCCCAACTCTGCGAGACCCGCAGCCGGATGGCCCAGGCGGAGGCGCGCTGCGAGCTGCTGGAGCGCCAACTCTCCCTGGTGGAGGTGCAGCGCGGCCGGGACGGCGAGGACGCCTTCCCGGCCGTGCAGAGCGTGCGCCACCTGCTGCCCGCCGAGGTCCGGCCGAAGGTGCTGCTGGTGGACGACCGACCGACCAACCTGCTGGCCCTCAAGAGCGTGCTGGACGTGCCCGACCAGGAGTTGGTGACGGCCTCCTCCGGCCAGGACGCCCTCAAGGAACTGCTGCTGCACGACGACTTCGCGGTCATCATCCTGGACGTCCAGATGCCCGGCATGGACGGCTACGAGACCGCCGCCCACATCAAGCGCCGGGCCAAGACCCGCAACATCCCGATCATCTTCCTCACCGCGATCGGCAACGACCCCGAGCACTCGGTGCGCGGCTACTCCGTCGGGGCCGTGGACTTCATCGTCAAGCCGTTCGACCCCTGGGCGCTGCGCGCGAAGGTGGCGGTCTTCGTGGAGCTGTACCTGGAGCGCCGCCTCTACCAGGATCCGCCGCTTCCGCCGGGCGTCAGTTGA
- a CDS encoding amidase encodes MTRPFDVVETGLADLRAALEKGGTTAVGLLDAYLARIEAYDRPGTATALNSLVVMNPQARAEAEASDARRAAGRALGPLDGIPYTAKDSYLAEGLTAAAGSPAFEHLVARRDAFAIERLRAAGAVLIGLTNMPPMANGGMQRGVYGRAESPYSADWLTSAYGSGSSNGSGTATAASFGAFGLGEETWSSGRAPASYNALCAYTPSRGVISVRGNWPLVPTMDVVVPHTRTMADLLELLDVIVADDPDTRGDLWRTQPWVPLPAPSEVRPDRYPALAPADPAAARAALAGKRVGVPGMYVNADPGAGTNPDGGIGGQTGQRIVTRASVIALWQAARRDLEAAGAEVVVVDFPVVTNYESDRPGAPSLFTRGLVSPDFLAREVLDLSAWAWDDFLRANADPALPSLADVDGARIWPKHPGELPDRYTGFDDVIADYPRLVREHPYAAVTDIPHLEQGLRGLEETRRVDLEQWMDELGLDAVVFPAVADLGPADMDVHEASADLGWRNGVWVANGNLVPRHLGIPTVTVPMGTMSDTGMPVGLTFAGRAYDDTALLRLAAAFESTGRRRTEPPRTPRLLS; translated from the coding sequence ATGACACGCCCGTTCGACGTCGTCGAGACCGGCCTGGCCGACCTGCGCGCGGCGCTGGAGAAGGGCGGGACCACCGCGGTCGGCCTGCTCGACGCGTACCTCGCCCGGATCGAGGCCTACGACCGGCCCGGCACCGCCACGGCGCTCAACTCGCTCGTCGTGATGAACCCTCAGGCCCGCGCCGAGGCCGAGGCCTCCGACGCCCGCCGCGCCGCCGGCCGGGCCCTCGGCCCGCTCGACGGCATCCCCTACACGGCCAAGGACAGCTACCTCGCCGAGGGCCTGACGGCCGCCGCCGGCTCACCGGCCTTCGAACACCTGGTCGCCCGCCGCGACGCCTTCGCCATCGAGCGGCTGCGCGCCGCCGGCGCCGTGCTCATCGGCCTGACCAACATGCCGCCGATGGCCAACGGCGGCATGCAGCGCGGCGTCTACGGCCGCGCCGAGAGCCCCTACAGCGCCGACTGGCTGACCAGCGCCTACGGCTCGGGCTCCTCCAACGGCTCGGGCACCGCGACGGCCGCCTCGTTCGGCGCGTTCGGCCTCGGCGAGGAGACCTGGTCCTCGGGCCGGGCGCCCGCCTCCTACAACGCGCTGTGCGCCTACACCCCGAGCCGGGGCGTGATCTCGGTGCGCGGCAACTGGCCGCTGGTGCCGACCATGGACGTCGTGGTCCCGCACACCCGCACCATGGCCGACCTGCTCGAACTGCTCGACGTCATCGTCGCCGACGACCCGGACACCCGCGGCGACCTGTGGCGCACCCAGCCCTGGGTGCCGCTGCCCGCGCCGTCCGAGGTGCGCCCGGACCGCTACCCGGCGCTGGCGCCCGCGGACCCGGCGGCGGCGCGCGCCGCGCTGGCCGGCAAACGCGTCGGCGTGCCGGGGATGTACGTCAACGCCGACCCCGGGGCCGGGACCAACCCCGACGGCGGCATCGGCGGCCAGACCGGACAACGGATCGTCACGCGCGCCTCGGTCATCGCCCTGTGGCAGGCCGCCCGCCGCGACCTGGAGGCGGCCGGCGCCGAGGTTGTCGTGGTCGACTTCCCCGTGGTGACCAACTACGAGTCCGACCGCCCGGGCGCACCCTCGCTGTTCACCCGGGGCCTGGTCAGCCCCGACTTCCTGGCCCGCGAGGTCCTCGACCTGTCCGCCTGGGCCTGGGACGACTTCCTGCGGGCCAACGCCGACCCGGCCCTGCCGAGCCTCGCGGACGTCGACGGCGCACGCATCTGGCCCAAGCACCCCGGCGAACTGCCGGACCGCTACACCGGGTTCGACGACGTCATCGCCGACTACCCGCGGCTGGTGCGCGAGCACCCGTACGCGGCGGTCACCGACATCCCGCACCTGGAGCAGGGCCTGCGCGGGCTGGAGGAGACCCGCCGGGTCGACCTGGAGCAGTGGATGGACGAACTCGGCCTGGACGCCGTGGTGTTCCCGGCGGTCGCCGACCTCGGCCCGGCCGACATGGACGTGCACGAGGCCTCCGCCGACCTCGGCTGGCGCAACGGCGTGTGGGTCGCGAACGGCAACCTGGTGCCGCGCCACCTCGGCATCCCGACGGTGACCGTTCCGATGGGCACCATGAGCGACACCGGCATGCCGGTCGGGCTGACCTTCGCGGGCCGCGCCTACGACGACACCGCGCTGCTCCGGCTCGCCGCCGCCTTCGAATCCACCGGCCGGCGCCGCACCGAACCGCCGCGCACCCCACGACTGCTCAGCTGA